A window of Ananas comosus cultivar F153 linkage group 11, ASM154086v1, whole genome shotgun sequence genomic DNA:
aaaaaaaaaagaaaaaagaaaagaggaaggcGTTGTCATTTGCTTGCTAGCTAAGATGCATTGCTGGGCAAATCTCCTTTGGCAGCGCCCGTCCCTGATTCGGAAGTAATGTTGAGGTCGCTGCCAAAGGAGAAATCGCCCGGTAATGCACCCTCGCACTTCGATGTGTTGCTCCTTCGAGTCGAGGTTCGATTTTGGCCTTCCATGAATGGATATTTAAAGGCCCACAGTGACTTGGTTTGTCGAGGAATATATCATCTACTTGGTGCACCGTATGTTCGAACACCGACTCATACACTCGTTGTTCGTTCGACACTATATTGGTCTTGGTGTATAAAAAGTATGCCACTACAGTGGATATGCTCCATTTATGCTGTAGCATATCCTCTTTAAAGCAGTTCTATGTGGTCACATACatcacctctcctctctctagacACACACAACacaattatcaaaatttaaaccaaaattCTATGTATTGTGGATAATTACAGCATATACTATAGATTGAAACTGCGTGTATGGAAGGTCCTGAATTTAAGAGTGCAGTTCACAGCAAGATGCAGGAAGTGTGTGACGGCTCCTAGAAAGGGCATTCTAATGTTAAAGTTTGCTGGATCATTTATTGTTTTCCGACAACCAATTCGGTATTAGATTTACCCAAAAcattattttctcaaaaaaactcTCAAACAAAAAACACATAGAGCTCTTCTAATATTATATCCTTTATTATAGAATTCTCTGGTTGGAGCTAAAGAtgagagattttttttgctAACAAACCACTGTTTTCGTATATGTCGCATTAAACAAATACTTCGGTAAGGAGTGTGAGTAGAATTTTGATCTTTGCCTCTAATATAGTAATCCTCATATTCTACTTAATTTCCTACTGTACAATATCTTTATACAGTAGATGTTCTCAAAATCCAGCCTCGCGTATACGTTGCATGGATAAACCAATATAGTTTTTTATACTGTGGATTCTTccatctgttttttttttaagcactATTAATATTAGGAGCATCACGTAATAAAAAGTTCTTGATGTTTCTACGGAAAAGTAGCATAAATACACAATTCTTGACatcttttgttaaaaaaaaagaaaaaaagaagtaacCAAATCTTAAGGTGGTCTATTTCTCGCAAGTTGACCTCATTTGCCATAGTATATATGTACTAGGAAGCTGcaaattttcacaaaaaaaaaaaaagaacttcaaATTTACGCGTCATAGCAAGCGAGAGAGCATCAAACGAGGAAGATCCGGGGGAATGTCCTTCACCCTGATATCTAAAGCACAAATTTTGTGGTCTCATGGGAAAATTGACGTGGATTAAAAAGGCGACCCCCCTTTATTCCGAAGAATGTATTTGTCTCGAGAAAAGTCCGATCATGTGCGAGTACTAAAAGAAATTTTGGCAACATTAGCACACTGTCTTTGATTGCAATGTGATTAAGTGTGATTATATAACGCGGAATGCCCTCGAAGAATCTATTGTAAATCACTTGATTTGTGTTCCTTGCATACTGTATGGTGTTTCATGTCTTGAATACCACGACTTTGTACTTATCcatttattttcacaaataattcTGCGAGATAacttaaatttctaaaattaaacatatgcagtaaaaagaaataataataattaaattaagagGAGTTCATTGAGAGCAAGAAAGAGTTCTTGATTTTTCTGAGAGATGAGGGAGACAATGAGGACCACTCCTCTACGGAACAACTTAAAAGGAGAAAGCGAAAAGACCACAAAGCGGAGCTCCTCAGGAATAGTCCTGATTTTAAAGCATATCCTGTAGCATATCCATGCAACAAAGCTGAAGTAACCTCACTATAAATCCACAGCTTAGGTAACATATGATATCGTCGAGCATCGCCGAAGAGCGAGATAGAGAGGAGGCGAAGGAGAAATGTGAGATCTAAGAATCACAGGGTGGTTCTCCTTTGGCACGAAGGCTTGCGTAGCTACGCATGAAAATGCCGCGAGTTAATGCTTGTGCTCTTCTTGCCAAAGGAGAATTGCCCTGCCATTCACCTTCACAAAAGAGTTCACAATAGAGTATTATAATCTTCATATATCATACaaatttactttcttttttctttttgcagtaaagtgttttattttattatttttctttactatACAGATCAAGGTTGttgactttaattaattttatattaaaaaaataaactttataattattttagaaataaattttacagtATATATCTTGTTTAATTTAGCTTgatcaattttgccatcattttgtactagcttgatacaccATAAAATTATATACTTGTAGGAATTATAGGCttgaatttttgaaagtttgttTAGATCGTCAGATTAAGGAATGATATAGACTTTTTGATAGCTAATTATCATAGGATGGAAAATAAGGAAGATATACTGAAAAAGTTACTCATTCATCTAAATACATTCATTTCTCTTTCGCATGTCATAGATGTATTTgtgctttttttatatatataattaagaagACATAAGATAGGGTGAGTGTCGAATTAAAACAACCTGGAAATTTTTGtgtatcatatatatttttactttttaaaatttaatgtttgaGCCCTCCAAACAGGACAACAGCTTTAAAACTGGAGGGGAAAATAATCTCTTGGGATTTGGATGGGCACGTGGTTTCTGAAGTTTCACCAGCTAATAATCCAATTTAATCTCTTCCTTAATCATATATACTGTAGCTTTTATTAGTTTTGgtaattttttctattattctaTTCCACCTAAATATACCCCTTTTCCTTGCCCCTTAAGCTATTCGAAATAATGAATACACAGGTCCATGCATTAGAAATAGCCGTTAACAACCTCCCCTCCATCATCTTGGAATTTTTCAAGGCAAATTTAGAATATAATATGTATAGGGCTCTTTGACTTTTTGAGGAGGAATTGCGTAATTGAGAGGGACAATTTGAGATCATAGTTTTAGAtttgttataaaattaataagaagagATGACTTATAATATTTGCTTAATGAGCCCCTATACCTTCTTTTTCAATGCATATGCacacaaaatttagaaaaaaaatgcatCAAAGTAATTTTCATATTGTAGATTAGAATTATCGGAATATATTAATATTGCCAAAGCAACTGAAATTCTAATTGTGCGACTTTGAGAGGAGAAAGAGGTGAGGGTACGGATAATAATCTGGCCGTGCATGGCTGGAGCTTAGACATAGACAAgagaaaaaatgataataataataagctttAGCGTCAAAAtaggatttctttttttttttctaattttgctAATGgcaattagaatttttttctttcatttttttggaTCAATAGCACTTAGATCATCAATTCATCATTCAATCTTCGCAATGTGCTTAAATCCAAATTTGAAAAACTACCGTACAAGGTCCAAAATAGTATGGGGACTGATTGAACAAATGGAGCGAAATTTCTGTcgatttaatttgaaaattagaacacttgaaaagaatcaaaatttaggagaaaatataagaaattacGACGTTTTGCAAAATTGCTCGGTGTCGCGTCGCATGCAACTCGTGCTCGGCGATGCTTATTTGTCAATCCGAATCGGGCCCACCACACGTGATGGGAACGGGAATCCGAcggcgccgcctcctcccgTGCAATCCACGTGCAATACTTCCAAAAGCACAAGAAatttaaggggaaaaaaaatcctaataaagtactcttttcaattttatatacctaatttttcctaattttcGTTCTTTGCGATTCTCCAAACTAGTTAaattaagccaaaaaaaagaatgtaaaatatattattaaaaagctAAGAATCgaaaattaggaaaaattaggtatataaaattgaaaagaGTACTTTGCAAATAAGGATCGTACGGCGCACGACACGGCCTCGGGCTCGGCCAGATGAACCCCCCTAACTCCGTTACGCGCGTGACGTCATCCGTCGTCAGCCGGTGGACCCGCACCAGGGAGCCACGGCGAGGCCGAAGGCGCCGCGGCGGAGCACCACCGCGCACTCCGGGAGCTCGCCGAGCCCCGCGAAAAgcgcgtcctcctcctcctcctcgcccgcTCCCCGTCCCCCGCCGCCCAATTCCTCGCCGCGCTCCTCGGGGAGGAGCATCGCCGCGTCGATCTCCGCGGCGCCGAAGATCGGCGCGTAGAGAAACGCGTCGTCCGCCGCGGCGGGGGGCGACGTGGACGCCGGGGAGGACGCCACGTCGGAGAACCAGTGGAAGTCGTCGTGGACCATGAGCGCCGGCTCGTCCCCGACTAGACCGGCGAACTTCTCGTCCGGTTCAGGCCGGGCCGGGGGCGGCTCGGCTTCTTCGACGGGCCGGGTCTGAGCCTGGGCCTTGTGATGGTGATGGCTCTTGGGCATGGGCCAAGGGTGGTTGTGCTCGAAGGAGTAGGTAACGACGAGCATGTTAGGATCCGTGCGACTGCGCTCCACCTGCTTCCGTGCGGGGCAACCCTTGGAGCTACTGCACCTATAGTAACCcctgcaaaattaaaaaaaaaaaaaaacatttaattAAGGTCCTTCTAATGAAGCGTCCGCACGCATATAATTAAGTTGCACCATAGTCCATAGAGAGGAGGGCACTGGGGCACGGCATTAATTTACCTGGGGTAGGGGGAGCCCTTGATGGGCTTTTGGCCGTACTTCCTCCAGGCCCACGAATCCGACGGCGGAGCGCCCTCGCCGACGCCTTTGGGCCGCGGCCCATCGGTGCCGGCGATGGGCACCGTCACCACCCTCTTCTGCACCGATCGTCGGCTGTTCCAATTGATCAGATTCAAAATCGATGTAAACAATTGATCAGCATGCAATGAAATTGGAAATTGGGGCGGAATTAAATTATCGAGGCGGAGAAGCGAACCTCCGTTTCGCCGGAGAAGAAGTACTCTGAGCAGAAGCCAGAGGGTGAGCGAGCTTGTTGTGCTCGCCCGGCGGTGACGGGATGCTCTCATGACCGGGCACGATACCGACCTCCTCGGGCTCGAACGTCGGCGAGTTGCTGCTGCAGTAGCCGTCCATAATACGAGTAACACTCCTTCGTCGATCGCAATCGCCGGCTTCGGTTAACAAACAGTTACATGAAAAGTTGCACAACTACTCTTTCCAGAACTAGAAATCATTCGACTGCAAAAagatcggaggaggaggaggaggagagcggtGGGGAGAAAATATATGGTGGGGGCGAATGGTAACAACATGGGGCGGTTCTTAAAAGTCGTCGCTCTTATTTATACATCCGTCTGATTGTACATGTGAACGTTTATACACATCATATCGAAAACGATGTTTCtatgaatatatttttatctgcTAGTTGTACTTTTCTTATGTATTTCGTTTGGCATCGAATGTGGGGGGGGCACATAATTAAGGGGCGAATAAATTAATGGAAACTACGAAAGTAGTGAGGGTGATCTCTCCCCCACCCATTCCCCATTTCCCACCATCTCAACAAGGTTGTTGGAATACAATAACACAAAAATCTTACTGGGAGATCGATCGATCCCCTCTTCTCGCTGAGATGTGATCGAGAACAATTTAGAAGTGACAGCTTTTTCTACATACAGCCAAAATAGTTGTGCTCTTCATCACCTCCATGTGCTTTTTCCGCGAAAGATACTGAATCGTATTTTAATGAGGTGGGGATCGATGATGATGACGCTGATGATGCGTTGCGCCGGTGTTGAATCTGCGGGTGGCCCCCGGGGTCGAGACACGGCTTGGGTGGGACCCGAAAACACGGTTTGGTGGACCCGCTTCTGGAATGGGTCCATCCGACCGTACCCGCTACCCGTggtgatcctttttttttttttttatttttcctctcctctcttttgATTTGGCCCTGCGTAGTTTCTAAAGCGGTTAACGAATATGTATATTAGTACATACATCACAGAGCACAGTTAAtgagttaattttttaaaaaagatactGTAGTTTAGCTATggaacttttctttttttttctttttttttttttttttttttttttttgagagaaggtagcatgctaccgcttcattcattgcgAAAGATGAACTTGGCTACAAAGTGAGGCAGCCGGGCCTCGAAAGACTGTGAAACTTTTCTGCAGAGTGTTCAAATCATATTTAGCTTTCTCTTCCTTTTAATGACATTTGTGtactttttttcatttaaagcATTTTTGAAACCTAACTaatcaataatatatacattaattGGAGATATTGACGATATTCAGACCATTACTAGTGGTACTGTATGCTTGTTAAAATACAGTAGAGTTAGAATAAATAGATTCATTGAATATTAGTAATATGCTTTGACCGAATTCTATCATTTTGAATGGATATTTTACGTCTCTAGTAAATAATGGGTCTATTAACTTCACTgcactttatattattttttaaagttgttAAAATTACCAACTTATTATAGAAGTTTCAGTAAGGAACCTTGTGCATTTATCCACCTCAATTGCCTCCCGCGAGTATTGGAGAGTACATAACATGATTTTATTGGCTCAAGACTGTAAAATTTTAGTCCAAAAGAAGGAGAATTTTCCCTCAACAGCAGATGATCTTTTCAAAAGCTAAGCAAAAAGTTCAAGTTTTCTACGCTCGAAAATAAGTGATAAACAgctaatttgatttttttactttaaaacaATCAATGTATGATTGATATTTGccaaactgtttttttttttttttttttagaaaaagtagCATGCTACTGCTTCATTCAACTAGTAAGTGAACTTAGCTATAAAGTAAGACAGCCAGGCCTCGGGTGACGGAAAAAAGACAAAACAATCTCCTGACGCAAGAGATAAACaaaagaaagacaaaaaaaggaaaaaagataaaaaaaactgTTGCGTTTAATGCGTTAAAAAAATACACGTTGTTCAATCACGAACTGTCACTATGTAATTCTTTGAGAAAgtttaaaaaagtatatatgaaACCTGCAAACAGAATTTGGTTAatttgtcatatatatatatccattaatGATAGTTCACATGGTATGCTACTTAATTTGTAACTacaagaaattaattaaagtcaTTATGCGATGtcgaatttatttttctatcatataaaataattaattattcttgaAAATTAAGCTGTcaataatgatatttttattcatacAAGCTGGACGTCTCACTTGCTTATTTTCATTGTTTcctaaaattctatttaaagaaattaaaatttaatttcatagcgacaaaattaaaaaaaacacagaTTGAGCTTTAGGGAAGCTTATTATCATCACCccctattatttattttaaatccaAACTATGCTAGGGACCATTTCCTGCTCCGCTTTTTCCCACGAATACGAAGAAAGGTCGAAACAGCTGCAATCATTCCAATAATCCTATGTAACGCCCTCAATAGTTCCACATGAAATGGGATACTgattttgattagtttatatAAGACTTTATACGCTAGTtgtaataactgagcttaaatattttggaccggtggtttggcccaatgaattattattgttagtttgtcgggtcgttacaattgATATCAAAGCCGAATATCTGCCAAAAATATGAGAGCTAAGTACTATGTGTGGCAATCCTAATCTGTCTGGATGGAATACTAATTCCGATTAGTTTATATGAAGCCTAGTCCAACTAATTCCTCCATAGTCCCACAAATTCCCCCAATAGTCCAACTAATTCCTCCACAAATTCCCCCAATAGTCCAACATCGCCCACAAATTCCCCCAATAGTTCAACATCGGAtggggtttaagcattttgaacCGGTGGTttagcccaacgagttattattgttaacgGGTTGGATCGAATCGTTACATCATATTTGTGAAAATTACTAAGAGGCCATTTTAAATTTAGCTTTTCAACTCAGTTTTCCTTGTTGCttgaatatttaatttctag
This region includes:
- the LOC109717065 gene encoding probable WRKY transcription factor 65, whose translation is MDGYCSSNSPTFEPEEVGIVPGHESIPSPPGEHNKLAHPLASAQSTSSPAKRSRRSVQKRVVTVPIAGTDGPRPKGVGEGAPPSDSWAWRKYGQKPIKGSPYPRGYYRCSSSKGCPARKQVERSRTDPNMLVVTYSFEHNHPWPMPKSHHHHKAQAQTRPVEEAEPPPARPEPDEKFAGLVGDEPALMVHDDFHWFSDVASSPASTSPPAAADDAFLYAPIFGAAEIDAAMLLPEERGEELGGGGRGAGEEEEEDALFAGLGELPECAVVLRRGAFGLAVAPWCGSTG